The following are encoded in a window of Megalopta genalis isolate 19385.01 chromosome 6, iyMegGena1_principal, whole genome shotgun sequence genomic DNA:
- the LOC117227638 gene encoding UDP-glycosyltransferase UGT5, whose amino-acid sequence MLRLRLTIGIVIAALASIASGYRILGIYPYPSLSHQLVFRSVSLELVKRGHEVVVFTTYPMKDVAIANYTEIDLSILVQKWKSQTDFVSLGTNMIKFAHSVIEFGVEVSDTILSHPEMQNILAPNSTEKFDLIIMQHLCYDALYALSERLNIPMMGISSMNILYMQHFDYGNDLSTPYGINFLNGAKIDNFWQRLLEVGYLVKGVHVHFTKTLKIQDKVMRKHFGDTVSPIDKLADRFEIMLVGIHPFLVEIRPSVPNFVYIGGCRFLDGSKPKALPENLKTTLDNAKEGLIYFSMGSNVKVGNLPEAMRNAILSTFAELPYTVIWKSEINLEGLPANVIMKKWCPQQAILMHPNVVLFIFQGGLQSTEEAIEGEVPMLGMPIFADQYANVQLLKERGVAEDLQMSEFSKEAFKRAILKVISNPSYKENIRKLRDLLHDIPYHPMENAIWWIEHVVRHKGAKHLRCKSRDTEMYKLLHLDVIAFLLALLIILLVALYSVLRCIYRKIMRLTRQCVEKSLKIN is encoded by the exons ATGTTGCGACTAAGACTAACTATAGGTATTGTGATCGCAGCGCTTGCATCGATCGCTTCTGGATATAGGATTCTGGGGATCTATCCGTATCCGTCACTCAGCCATCAG TTGGTGTTTCGCTCGGTGTCGCTGGAGTTGGTGAAACGCGGCCACGAGGTAGTTGTTTTCACAACCTACCCGATGAAAGATGTCGCGATAGCCAATTACACGGAGATCGATTTAAGCATCCTGGTCCAAAAGTGGAAGAGCCAAACGGATTTCGTTAGCCTAGGAACCAACATGATAAAGTTCGCTCACTCGGTTATAGAATTCGGAGTGGAAGTCAGCGATACCATCCTCTCGCATCCGGAGATGCAGAATATTCTGGCGCCAAACAGCACCGAGAAGTTCGACTTGATCATAATGCAGCACTTGTGCTACGACGCTTTGTACGCTCTGTCAGAACGACTGAACATACCGATGATGGGGATATCTTCGATGAACATACTGTACATGCAGCACTTTGATTACG GGAACGATTTGTCCACACCTTACGGAATTAACTTCCTGAACGGAGCTAAGATCGACAATTTCTGGCAGCGGTTGCTAGAGGTGGGTTATCTAGTGAAAGGAGTACACGTGCATTTCACGAAAACTTTGAAAATACAAGACAAGGTGATGCGAAAACATTTCGGGGACACTGTATCGCCTATCGATAAGTTGGCGGACCGTTTCGAGATCATGTTGGTTGGTATTCATCCGTTCCTCGTCGAAATTCGACCGTCGGTTCCTAACTTCGTATACATCGGCGGCTGCCGATTTCTGGACGGATCCAAGCCAAAGGCTCTGCCTGAG AACCTCAAAACCACTCTAGACAACGCGAAGGAGGGTCTCATATACTTCAGCATGGGATCGAACGTGAAGGTTGGAAACCTTCCCGAGGCAATGCGGAATGCGATCCTGTCAACTTTCGCGGAACTGCCCTACACAGTGATTTGGAAGTCTGAAATCAATCTAGAAGGATTGCCTGCGAACGTGATTATGAaaaaatggtgtccacaacagGCAATACTCA TGCATCCGAACGTCGTGTTGTTCATCTTCCAAGGCGGTTTGCAGAGCACAGAGGAGGCGATCGAAGGCGAAGTGCCGATGCTTGGCATGCCGATTTTCGCGGATCAGTACGCTAATGTGCAGTTACTGAAGGAGCGCGGTGTAGCGGAGGATCTGCAGATGTCCGAGTTCTCGAAGGAGGCGTTCAAACGAGCCATCTTGAAagtaatttcaaatccaag TTACAAAGAAAACATCAGGAAGCTGCGCGACTTGTTGCACGACATACCGTATCACCCGATGGAGAACGCTATCTGGTGGATAGAGCACGTTGTGCGGCACAAAGGAGCGAAACATCTTCGCTGCAAGTCGAGGGACACCGAGATGTACAAACTCCTGCACTTGGACGTCATTGCGTTCCTGCTTGCACTTCTTATTATTCTGCTCGTTGCCTTGTATTCCGTTCTAAGGTGCATCTACAGGAAGATAATGCGACTCACGAGGCAGTGCGTCGAGAAATCATTGAAAATCAATTAG